The Oxobacter pfennigii genome has a segment encoding these proteins:
- a CDS encoding FAD:protein FMN transferase produces MKKFIYITLMMVFIFVLYGCGSDESEKIYEDTQIKMDTPMTIKAYGKNAEEAVKRAFEKIDEIERLTSVNMETSDVSKINSNAGVDYVKVDPQVFYIIKEAVRFSELSSGVFDISIGPVIKLWGIGTENARIPSQQEIYDALSLVGYKGIKLNETEQSVFLEKKGMLLDLGGIAKGYAADCVVEILKEKGVNKAIINLGGSNVTVVGEKEKDTPWAIGLQHPRKAEAGNYLAIIRESDKAISTSGDYERYFIDNGKRYHHIFNPATGYPTMSGIISDTVVLDSKLIKYSAMAGDALSTVVFVLGPEEGIKFIEGIEGVECVVATDDFKIFSTPGIEGIISSISEDFKND; encoded by the coding sequence ATGAAGAAATTTATTTATATAACCTTAATGATGGTTTTTATTTTTGTTTTATACGGCTGCGGCAGTGATGAAAGCGAGAAAATCTACGAAGATACGCAGATAAAAATGGACACGCCGATGACCATAAAGGCTTATGGAAAAAATGCCGAAGAAGCGGTTAAAAGGGCTTTTGAAAAAATTGACGAAATTGAGAGATTAACTAGCGTCAATATGGAAACCAGTGATGTTTCTAAAATCAATTCAAATGCCGGAGTGGACTATGTAAAGGTAGACCCTCAAGTCTTTTACATAATAAAAGAAGCCGTAAGGTTCAGTGAATTAAGCAGCGGCGTTTTTGATATAAGCATAGGGCCCGTTATAAAGCTGTGGGGAATAGGCACGGAAAATGCCAGGATACCTTCACAGCAGGAAATATATGATGCCTTATCCCTGGTAGGATACAAAGGGATTAAACTTAATGAAACCGAGCAGAGCGTATTCCTTGAAAAAAAAGGGATGCTTCTTGATTTAGGCGGTATTGCAAAGGGATATGCAGCAGATTGCGTTGTAGAAATTCTAAAGGAGAAGGGCGTAAATAAGGCGATAATAAATCTTGGCGGCAGCAATGTAACCGTTGTAGGCGAAAAAGAAAAAGATACTCCATGGGCAATTGGGCTTCAGCACCCAAGAAAAGCCGAGGCAGGCAATTATCTGGCAATAATAAGGGAAAGCGACAAAGCCATTTCCACTTCGGGAGATTATGAAAGATATTTTATCGATAACGGCAAAAGATATCATCATATATTCAACCCGGCAACTGGATATCCTACGATGAGCGGAATTATCTCCGATACGGTTGTTTTGGACAGTAAGTTGATAAAATACAGTGCAATGGCAGGAGACGCATTGTCCACGGTTGTCTTTGTGCTGGGGCCAGAAGAAGGGATCAAGTTCATAGAAGGCATTGAAGGTGTGGAATGTGTTGTTGCTACAGATGATTTTAAAATTTTCTCTACACCGGGAATAGAGGGCATAATATCTTCTATAAGCGAGGACTTTAAAAATGATTAA
- a CDS encoding Gx transporter family protein produces MKKLRKLTTLAMFISVALVLHVVEGMLPVPFTVPGIKLGLANIVTVIALMFFNFREILLIVIIRCLLGSLFGGSISAFLFSVTGGLLSAAVMAIIFYLFKDSFSVIGISIVGAISHNIGQLFIASLIISDFRLYVYLPVLMISSLVTGVFIGIIVNFAKGLLIKNISKLGLDFNDN; encoded by the coding sequence TTGAAAAAATTAAGAAAGTTAACAACATTGGCGATGTTTATCTCCGTTGCTTTAGTGCTTCATGTGGTTGAAGGCATGTTGCCTGTACCCTTTACGGTACCGGGCATAAAACTTGGATTGGCAAATATTGTAACAGTTATAGCATTGATGTTTTTTAATTTCAGGGAAATACTTTTAATAGTAATAATCAGATGTTTACTGGGCTCGCTGTTTGGAGGCAGCATTTCTGCTTTTTTATTCAGCGTTACAGGAGGCCTTTTAAGCGCTGCTGTAATGGCAATTATATTTTATTTATTCAAAGATAGTTTCAGCGTAATTGGGATAAGTATAGTCGGTGCTATCTCACACAATATAGGACAACTATTTATAGCAAGTTTGATTATTTCCGATTTCAGGCTGTATGTATATTTGCCTGTTCTCATGATATCTTCATTGGTTACAGGAGTATTTATCGGAATTATAGTCAATTTTGCCAAGGGTTTGCTGATCAAAAATATCAGTAAATTAGGTCTTGACTTTAATGATAATTAA
- a CDS encoding cation-translocating P-type ATPase, with amino-acid sequence MLSRNKVEERDTYIYNLKPDLRGLSSAEAAKRIKIYGANEIEEKKKKSAIFIFLNQFNDFMIWVLMGAAVISALMGEGADALTITAIIILNGIMGFIQEYRTEKSMEALKELAAPTVKAIRDGYVVVIPAREIVPDDIIVLESGDRVPADSILIEAMSLQADESLLTGESVPVDKRPIQPSVKRSVAAGAVNTLYMGTIITGGRGKAQVVSTGMATEMGKIADMLQSVEEKQTPLQERLEKLGKIMVYACLLACIVVTVTGILKGEEIYIMFLTGVSLAVAAIPEGLPAIVTVSLTMGVQRMLKRNALIRKLPAVETLGCTNVICSDKTGTLTENKMTVKEIYCDERVIEVSGTGYDTLGDFTMNGRRLHVEASEVLSLLMEAAVSCSNSSISSPKKSSKLIPLKRTAKEEVSVIGDPTEVALLILGHKAGKLKNDIDIKYQRVGEIPFDSDRKRMSVVVKCKNGYYVFLKGALDNTIDRLSSIHTSSGIKRISPLIKKSILSSNDKMAQKALRVLCVAYKKLEQLPSKMDVEMIEKDLVFLGLAGMIDPPREEVKEAVNICKIAGIKPVMITGDHKETAIAIANDLKLMDKSSKVLTGKELDEISDGTLNKIAMDVSVYARVTPKHKLRIVKAYKENDCIVAMTGDGVNDAPAIKEADIGVSMGKTGTDVTKEASAMVLLDDNFATIVAAVEEGRIIYDNIRKFIRYLLSCNLGEVLTMFLASLIGYSTPLLPIQILWVNLVTDGLPAIALGVDPPDNDIMLRHPRGKDESIFSHGLADKIIIRGVLICLCTITVFLVNLKLSGSLEKARTMAFATLVMSQLIHVFECRSERHTIFEINFFKNIYLIFAVITSICMLCIAIYIPSLQSVFKTVSLDLGDWIEILFFSGAISLVINLTYYIKPAKK; translated from the coding sequence ATGCTGTCAAGAAACAAGGTAGAAGAAAGGGATACATATATTTATAATTTAAAGCCGGACTTAAGGGGATTAAGCAGCGCTGAGGCGGCTAAGAGGATAAAAATATATGGTGCTAATGAGATTGAAGAAAAGAAAAAGAAATCGGCAATTTTTATTTTTTTAAATCAATTCAATGACTTTATGATTTGGGTGCTTATGGGAGCAGCGGTTATTTCCGCTCTTATGGGAGAAGGAGCAGATGCATTGACCATCACTGCCATAATAATATTAAACGGAATAATGGGTTTTATCCAGGAATACAGGACTGAAAAATCCATGGAAGCCTTAAAAGAACTGGCAGCTCCTACTGTTAAAGCCATAAGGGATGGATATGTCGTGGTAATACCCGCAAGGGAAATAGTTCCAGATGATATTATTGTATTGGAGTCAGGAGACAGAGTGCCGGCAGATTCCATATTGATTGAGGCAATGAGCCTGCAGGCAGATGAATCTCTTTTAACAGGGGAATCGGTGCCGGTGGATAAAAGGCCCATACAACCTTCCGTGAAAAGGTCAGTTGCCGCAGGCGCGGTAAACACCCTTTATATGGGCACCATAATAACCGGCGGCAGAGGGAAGGCACAAGTAGTTTCAACGGGCATGGCAACAGAGATGGGCAAGATTGCAGATATGCTGCAAAGCGTTGAAGAAAAGCAGACACCTTTACAGGAAAGGCTGGAGAAGCTGGGCAAAATCATGGTATATGCCTGCTTGCTGGCATGTATCGTAGTAACAGTCACCGGTATATTAAAAGGTGAAGAAATATACATAATGTTTTTAACGGGAGTCAGCCTGGCAGTAGCCGCCATTCCGGAAGGACTTCCTGCTATCGTTACCGTTTCCCTTACAATGGGGGTTCAGCGAATGTTAAAAAGGAATGCCTTAATCAGGAAGCTTCCTGCCGTTGAAACCCTAGGCTGTACTAACGTAATATGCTCTGATAAGACCGGAACCCTGACAGAAAATAAAATGACGGTAAAGGAAATATATTGTGATGAGAGAGTTATTGAGGTATCTGGCACCGGCTACGATACTTTAGGGGATTTCACGATGAATGGAAGAAGGTTACATGTTGAAGCAAGTGAAGTTTTAAGCCTTTTAATGGAGGCAGCGGTCTCCTGCAGCAATTCAAGCATTTCATCACCTAAAAAGAGCAGCAAGCTAATACCGCTAAAAAGAACGGCTAAAGAAGAGGTATCAGTGATAGGCGACCCGACAGAAGTTGCCCTTCTGATACTGGGGCACAAAGCCGGAAAGCTTAAAAATGATATTGATATTAAGTATCAAAGGGTAGGTGAGATACCCTTTGATTCGGACAGAAAGCGAATGTCGGTGGTTGTTAAATGCAAGAATGGGTATTATGTATTTTTAAAGGGGGCTTTGGATAATACCATAGACCGCTTAAGCAGTATACATACAAGCAGCGGTATAAAGAGAATATCTCCTTTGATAAAAAAATCCATATTATCTTCAAATGACAAAATGGCCCAAAAGGCATTAAGGGTGCTTTGCGTTGCATATAAGAAGCTGGAGCAGCTTCCTTCAAAGATGGATGTTGAAATGATAGAAAAAGATCTTGTATTCTTAGGGCTGGCAGGTATGATTGATCCTCCGCGGGAAGAGGTAAAAGAAGCAGTAAATATATGCAAAATAGCCGGCATAAAACCTGTTATGATTACCGGAGACCATAAAGAGACAGCTATTGCCATAGCAAATGACCTTAAGCTCATGGATAAAAGCAGCAAGGTATTAACTGGAAAAGAACTGGATGAGATAAGCGATGGCACTCTAAATAAAATTGCCATGGATGTTTCTGTTTATGCCAGGGTCACTCCAAAGCATAAATTGAGAATTGTAAAGGCTTATAAGGAAAATGACTGCATTGTTGCGATGACGGGAGACGGAGTAAATGATGCGCCTGCCATAAAAGAAGCGGATATCGGGGTATCCATGGGCAAAACAGGTACCGATGTCACCAAGGAAGCTTCAGCAATGGTGCTCTTAGATGATAATTTTGCCACCATTGTTGCGGCTGTGGAAGAAGGAAGGATAATTTATGATAATATAAGAAAATTCATAAGGTATCTTTTATCCTGTAACTTAGGCGAAGTATTGACCATGTTTTTAGCATCATTAATAGGATACTCAACACCACTTCTGCCTATACAGATATTGTGGGTAAACCTTGTAACTGACGGCCTTCCTGCCATAGCCTTAGGAGTGGACCCGCCGGATAATGACATAATGTTAAGGCATCCCAGAGGAAAAGATGAAAGCATCTTTTCCCATGGCCTTGCCGATAAGATTATTATAAGAGGAGTGCTTATCTGCCTTTGTACCATTACTGTATTCCTGGTTAACTTAAAACTATCGGGCAGTCTTGAAAAAGCTCGCACCATGGCCTTTGCAACTTTGGTCATGTCCCAGCTTATACACGTGTTCGAATGCAGGTCGGAAAGACATACAATATTTGAAATAAATTTTTTCAAGAATATTTATCTCATATTTGCGGTTATTACTTCCATATGCATGCTGTGCATAGCAATTTATATACCTTCACTCCAGTCAGTTTTCAAAACCGTAAGTTTGGACTTGGGTGATTGGATAGAAATACTGTTCTTCTCAGGAGCAATATCCCTTGTTATAAATCTTACGTACTACATTAAACCGGCAAAAAAATAA
- a CDS encoding polyprenyl synthetase family protein → MSYKELDVIKDELCELEKFIVRSTSTPQQLISTAVNELIISGGKRIRPALTLLTGRALGNKVDKLIPIAACMEIIHMATLVHDDIVDDSVLRRGKSTIQSKYGKDIAVFAGDFLFSQAFMAIAQYADKSNLNNFAKAIKRICEGEIEQYESRYSLNISLLKYMRRIKRKTGVLLALSCVAGIANKIINYKAMKNMYAYGMNFGMAFQITDDILDYVGVEDTVGKPVGNDIKNGIYTLPLIYALNYSDRKEFLREKLNENLIDDNDTVNEIVEIVRQSGGVEYSINLVDRYIKKGLENIEVLKESKYKDSLRAIILSLKKREY, encoded by the coding sequence GTGAGTTATAAGGAACTGGATGTGATAAAAGATGAATTATGTGAACTGGAGAAATTCATTGTACGGAGTACCAGTACCCCTCAGCAATTGATATCGACAGCAGTTAATGAGTTGATAATCTCGGGAGGAAAAAGGATACGTCCAGCCCTTACCTTGCTTACCGGAAGGGCTCTTGGAAATAAAGTTGATAAATTAATACCCATAGCGGCATGTATGGAAATAATACATATGGCAACCCTTGTGCATGATGACATTGTGGATGATTCGGTATTAAGGCGCGGAAAATCTACAATACAATCTAAATATGGAAAGGATATTGCCGTTTTTGCAGGTGATTTTTTATTTTCTCAGGCTTTTATGGCCATAGCCCAATATGCCGACAAAAGCAATTTGAATAATTTCGCTAAGGCAATCAAAAGGATATGCGAAGGGGAAATAGAGCAATATGAGAGCAGATATTCCCTGAACATTTCATTGTTAAAATACATGAGAAGAATTAAGCGCAAAACGGGAGTCCTTTTAGCCTTAAGCTGTGTAGCCGGTATAGCCAACAAGATTATAAACTATAAAGCCATGAAGAATATGTACGCATACGGTATGAATTTTGGAATGGCCTTCCAGATTACCGATGACATCCTTGATTATGTGGGAGTAGAAGATACTGTAGGCAAGCCGGTAGGCAACGATATAAAAAATGGGATATACACCCTTCCTCTTATATATGCTCTTAATTATTCAGACAGAAAGGAATTTTTAAGAGAGAAACTTAACGAAAACCTTATAGATGACAATGATACCGTAAATGAAATTGTAGAAATCGTAAGGCAGTCAGGAGGAGTGGAATATTCCATAAACCTGGTAGACCGCTACATAAAAAAAGGCTTGGAAAACATAGAGGTTTTAAAAGAAAGCAAATATAAGGATTCATTAAGAGCAATAATTTTAAGTCTTAAAAAAAGAGAATATTAA
- a CDS encoding NusG domain II-containing protein: MIKKGDKLLLILITAAVIIGYGVNLYIDRLNEGKEGIAIIEVDGKEYGRYDLKKMDNQTFELELPNGEHSVVEIKDGMIRIKEANCPDKVCVNTSWISKPGQIIVCLPYRVIIKMSGEGNEVDVSYWRGGGRI; this comes from the coding sequence ATGATTAAAAAAGGGGATAAATTACTCCTCATTCTTATAACAGCAGCAGTAATAATCGGCTATGGAGTAAATCTTTATATAGATAGGCTGAATGAAGGCAAAGAGGGTATAGCAATAATAGAAGTAGACGGAAAAGAGTACGGACGTTATGATTTGAAAAAGATGGATAATCAAACTTTTGAGCTTGAACTGCCCAACGGCGAACATTCCGTAGTTGAAATCAAAGACGGCATGATAAGGATAAAAGAAGCAAATTGTCCCGATAAAGTATGCGTCAACACATCATGGATTTCCAAACCCGGTCAGATAATTGTATGTCTTCCTTATCGTGTAATAATTAAAATGTCCGGTGAAGGAAATGAAGTAGATGTTTCCTATTGGCGAGGGGGAGGCAGGATTTGA
- the ftsH gene encoding ATP-dependent zinc metalloprotease FtsH encodes MRGRRKNKFIAITLIIIVIISLLGAGYLISRPEKNIMTYNNFLSSIESNKVETVYLSNKPELKVKMKDGSIYYTDNPRSDSLKEELLKKDVKVNEAESNSIGEKAMGFAATLILFGIIGYFLVTTTAKQRSGGIMDVTAMSKEAENNVPIGFTNVAGNEEAKESVKDIVDFLQDPDKYLKYGARMPKGVMFYGPPGTGKTLLAKAVAGEAGVPFYALSGSDFVQVYVGVGAGRIRDLFKKAREKGKCVIFIDEIDALGKKRDGGGIDGGNDEREQTLNALLAEMSGFNESQGIVVIAATNRLDTIDEALLRPGRFDRLVEVGLPDINGRHEILKIHVKGKPLSSDIDLKRLAEQAVYFSGAMLESMINEAAIFAAKRNAAAIEKADIDQAFYTVIAGAEKKDRSSLRTIDRKITAYHEAGHALIGKLIAPDNKITKVTIIPSTKGAGGYTVNIPPDRMYRTKKDMEKDIMISLGGRCAEEIIFGEENITTGASGDLERATEIVLSMVKRFGMDKDAGLLSYDVLYRNSFTSINDDILYGCKEMLNNLYSVVKKMLEENKDKLDLMANELLVKETLEEQDIESILAA; translated from the coding sequence GTGCGTGGAAGAAGAAAGAATAAGTTTATTGCAATTACATTAATTATTATAGTTATAATATCACTTCTTGGAGCAGGATACTTAATTTCAAGACCTGAAAAGAATATAATGACTTATAATAATTTTCTAAGCTCTATTGAAAGCAATAAAGTTGAGACAGTTTACCTTTCTAACAAGCCTGAATTAAAAGTGAAAATGAAGGACGGAAGCATATATTATACCGATAACCCAAGGAGTGACAGCTTAAAGGAAGAGCTTTTAAAGAAGGATGTCAAGGTTAACGAAGCTGAATCAAACTCAATTGGTGAAAAAGCCATGGGATTTGCTGCTACCCTGATACTCTTCGGAATCATAGGTTATTTCCTGGTTACTACGACAGCAAAGCAGAGAAGCGGCGGAATTATGGATGTCACGGCAATGTCTAAAGAAGCTGAAAACAATGTGCCCATAGGCTTTACAAATGTTGCAGGCAACGAAGAAGCGAAGGAAAGCGTAAAGGACATTGTAGACTTTCTTCAGGATCCCGATAAATACTTAAAATACGGTGCAAGAATGCCTAAAGGCGTAATGTTCTACGGACCGCCGGGCACAGGTAAGACATTGCTTGCAAAGGCTGTGGCAGGAGAAGCAGGTGTCCCTTTTTATGCACTGTCAGGTTCGGATTTTGTACAGGTATATGTTGGCGTAGGAGCCGGCAGAATAAGAGACTTGTTTAAGAAAGCAAGGGAAAAGGGTAAATGCGTAATCTTCATAGATGAAATAGATGCTCTCGGGAAAAAGAGAGACGGCGGAGGAATAGACGGCGGAAACGATGAAAGAGAGCAGACTCTAAATGCTCTTCTGGCTGAAATGTCAGGATTTAATGAAAGCCAGGGTATAGTGGTTATCGCGGCTACAAACAGGTTGGATACAATAGATGAAGCATTACTGCGTCCCGGAAGGTTTGACAGGCTGGTAGAGGTAGGACTTCCTGATATTAACGGAAGGCACGAAATACTAAAAATCCATGTAAAGGGAAAGCCCTTATCTTCTGACATAGATTTAAAAAGATTAGCAGAGCAGGCGGTATATTTCAGCGGCGCCATGCTGGAGAGCATGATAAATGAAGCTGCCATATTTGCGGCAAAAAGAAATGCCGCAGCAATTGAAAAAGCGGACATCGACCAGGCATTTTATACCGTTATTGCAGGCGCGGAGAAAAAGGACAGAAGTTCATTAAGGACAATTGACAGAAAAATTACCGCCTATCATGAAGCAGGACATGCTTTGATTGGAAAGCTTATTGCTCCCGATAACAAAATAACCAAGGTAACCATAATCCCAAGCACCAAGGGGGCAGGGGGATATACTGTGAATATACCTCCTGACAGAATGTATAGAACAAAAAAAGATATGGAAAAGGACATAATGATTAGCTTAGGTGGAAGATGCGCAGAAGAGATAATATTCGGTGAAGAAAACATAACGACAGGGGCTTCCGGAGACTTGGAGAGAGCTACAGAGATAGTTTTATCCATGGTTAAAAGGTTTGGCATGGATAAAGATGCAGGCCTTTTAAGCTATGATGTATTATACAGAAACAGCTTTACCAGCATAAATGATGATATTTTATACGGCTGTAAGGAAATGCTAAATAATCTTTACTCAGTGGTTAAAAAAATGCTGGAAGAAAATAAAGATAAGCTGGATCTGATGGCAAATGAGCTGCTTGTAAAAGAAACCTTAGAGGAGCAGGACATAGAGTCCATATTGGCTGCATAG
- a CDS encoding zinc dependent phospholipase C family protein: MPDIFTHVANGKESIKRLNIMEDGYCIQPQNIFFLGCMGPDIFLYHNFYPWKANRTVNELGDEMHTKNCGDFIVSAFEYIKNEDLDEKEILDDMRVLYFLGYICHYAADRIAHPFVFSRSGVYDENNPDTYKLKHAHKIMELSIDYHLARRLYGLDVNKVKMHELLDVGETMPKGIVYIYRKILNGYFGNIVSKLSGDYINESYRAIKSAWKIFYDPIFIKRYTMKVLGYGDYFYPTNPNLRDYMNEKGRDWPHPCDFRNTSREDFYTIFERTVELAADMLKSAIDYLYKKRDINKFKESIGNFSFLTNTDISQNEQRMICFNNIFD, from the coding sequence ATGCCAGATATATTTACCCATGTTGCTAACGGAAAAGAGAGTATAAAAAGGCTTAATATAATGGAAGACGGATATTGCATACAGCCTCAGAATATATTTTTCTTGGGGTGTATGGGACCTGATATTTTTTTATACCACAATTTTTATCCCTGGAAGGCTAATAGAACAGTAAATGAATTGGGAGATGAAATGCACACAAAAAACTGCGGAGATTTCATAGTAAGCGCATTTGAATATATTAAAAATGAGGATTTAGATGAAAAAGAAATACTTGATGATATGAGAGTGTTATATTTTCTTGGCTATATCTGCCATTATGCAGCGGACAGAATAGCCCACCCATTTGTTTTCAGCAGGTCGGGAGTGTACGATGAAAACAATCCCGACACATATAAGCTAAAACATGCACACAAAATTATGGAATTATCTATAGACTATCATTTAGCAAGAAGGTTATACGGACTGGACGTAAACAAGGTTAAAATGCATGAGCTTTTAGATGTGGGAGAAACTATGCCGAAAGGCATTGTATATATATACAGAAAGATATTAAATGGATATTTTGGGAATATAGTTTCAAAGTTATCCGGCGATTACATCAATGAATCCTATAGGGCAATAAAAAGTGCATGGAAAATTTTCTATGACCCTATTTTTATAAAAAGGTATACCATGAAAGTATTAGGCTATGGGGATTATTTTTATCCTACAAATCCTAATTTAAGAGATTATATGAATGAAAAGGGAAGAGATTGGCCTCACCCCTGTGATTTTAGAAATACAAGCCGTGAGGATTTTTATACAATATTTGAAAGGACAGTTGAGCTTGCAGCCGATATGTTGAAGTCAGCCATTGATTATTTATACAAAAAAAGAGATATTAATAAATTCAAAGAGAGTATAGGAAATTTTTCCTTTCTCACAAATACTGATATAAGCCAAAATGAGCAAAGGATGATTTGCTTTAATAATATATTTGATTAA
- a CDS encoding putative manganese-dependent inorganic diphosphatase: MDEKVYVMGHKNPDTDSICAAIGYAYYKRETGTQNAVAARLGEINKETEFVLEYFNADIPEFISTVKMQVKDVGIDRVIPIYPEISIRKAWNIMQKQNVKTLPVIDTAGKLTGVCTLSDLTSYYMDVSINNFFSKSNTSLKNIIETMSGRVINNYTFDFSNTNNIIVAAMDIEEVVKRIFKNDIVIVGDRIDVHKRAVERGATCLIITGNFKPEDEFLKYAEDNNCMVISVPHDSFTTARLINQSIPVSYVISNKNIISFDNEDFINEIKEIMLDTRYRAYPVIDNNKVIGTISRYHLIKGNRKKVILLDHNERAQSVHGLEEAEILEIIDHHRVGDIQTLTPVFFDNRPLGSTSTIIASYFFESGIAIPRKIAGLLCSAIISDTLLFKSPTSTNTDEVIARKLSDIAGIDIYDFSSMMFKAGTSLAGKSPEAIFYQDFKELNLGRSKVGIGQVTTMDLEGINSIKDELLHLMEDICIKRGYDLVLLMLTDIINKGSEILFTGKSRDMITQAFNVHTAKNSVYLPGVVSRKKQVIPNIASAMNK, translated from the coding sequence ATGGATGAAAAGGTTTATGTGATGGGTCATAAAAACCCCGATACCGATTCAATTTGTGCAGCCATTGGGTACGCCTATTATAAAAGAGAGACAGGGACTCAGAATGCCGTGGCTGCAAGGCTGGGGGAAATAAATAAAGAGACGGAATTTGTCCTTGAATATTTCAATGCGGATATTCCGGAGTTTATATCGACTGTAAAGATGCAAGTAAAGGATGTTGGAATAGACAGGGTTATACCTATTTATCCTGAGATATCTATAAGAAAAGCCTGGAACATAATGCAAAAGCAAAATGTAAAAACTCTGCCGGTTATCGATACTGCAGGCAAATTGACAGGTGTTTGTACATTATCTGACCTGACAAGTTATTATATGGACGTTTCCATAAATAATTTTTTTTCCAAAAGCAATACAAGTTTGAAGAACATAATAGAAACCATGTCGGGAAGGGTAATCAATAATTATACCTTTGATTTTTCCAATACAAATAACATTATCGTTGCTGCCATGGATATTGAAGAAGTGGTAAAGAGGATATTTAAAAATGATATAGTAATCGTAGGCGATAGGATAGACGTACATAAAAGAGCAGTTGAAAGAGGGGCGACATGCCTTATAATAACCGGCAACTTCAAGCCGGAAGACGAATTCCTTAAATATGCCGAAGATAACAATTGTATGGTTATATCCGTACCCCATGATTCCTTTACAACGGCAAGGCTTATAAATCAGAGCATACCTGTAAGTTATGTCATAAGCAACAAAAATATAATAAGCTTTGACAATGAGGATTTCATAAACGAAATAAAAGAGATTATGCTGGATACCAGGTACAGGGCTTATCCTGTAATAGACAATAACAAGGTTATAGGCACAATTTCGAGGTATCACCTTATTAAAGGAAACAGAAAAAAAGTAATATTATTGGATCATAATGAGCGAGCCCAGTCGGTACATGGCTTAGAGGAAGCAGAAATATTAGAGATAATTGACCATCATAGGGTGGGGGATATTCAGACATTAACACCGGTTTTTTTTGATAACCGCCCCTTAGGCAGCACTTCAACAATTATCGCCAGTTATTTTTTTGAAAGCGGTATAGCGATTCCTCGAAAAATCGCAGGATTATTGTGCAGCGCCATTATCTCGGATACACTGCTGTTCAAATCACCCACCTCGACAAATACAGATGAGGTTATAGCAAGGAAATTATCGGATATCGCAGGAATAGATATTTATGATTTCAGCAGCATGATGTTCAAAGCCGGCACTTCCCTGGCGGGAAAAAGCCCTGAAGCCATATTTTATCAGGATTTTAAAGAGCTCAATCTTGGGAGAAGCAAGGTTGGTATAGGACAAGTAACAACGATGGATTTGGAAGGGATAAATTCCATCAAGGATGAGCTTTTGCATTTGATGGAGGACATATGCATCAAAAGAGGCTACGACCTGGTGCTTTTAATGCTGACTGATATAATAAATAAAGGCTCGGAAATACTTTTTACGGGAAAATCCAGGGATATGATTACACAGGCCTTCAATGTCCATACCGCAAAGAATTCAGTCTACCTCCCCGGAGTGGTATCAAGAAAAAAACAGGTGATTCCCAATATAGCATCTGCAATGAACAAATAG
- a CDS encoding metallophosphoesterase produces MKIYAISDLHLSKSDPKPMNIFGNAWTDHWHKIRYDWRNKVNTDDVVLIPGDISWAITLEGALPDLLEIGELPGKKILIKGNHDYWWESPTKIRNILSHNMFIIQNDFIDIGEYNVCGTRGWLLPEDDRFKKDDEKIYKRELLRLEMSLNKAVKASDKPIIVMIHYPPVNEKNSISEFVHIMKRFDVLACVYGHLHGESLKNTMEGSIEGIDFYNVSCDYLDFSLKGITPVKRNRII; encoded by the coding sequence ATGAAGATATATGCAATTAGTGATCTTCATCTTTCAAAGTCTGATCCAAAGCCCATGAATATATTCGGAAACGCATGGACTGATCATTGGCATAAGATAAGGTATGATTGGAGAAATAAAGTAAATACTGATGATGTAGTCCTCATACCTGGTGATATATCATGGGCTATCACACTCGAAGGCGCATTGCCGGATTTACTGGAGATTGGAGAGCTTCCGGGAAAAAAGATATTGATCAAAGGAAACCATGATTATTGGTGGGAATCACCCACCAAGATAAGAAATATCCTCTCTCATAATATGTTTATAATACAAAATGATTTTATTGATATTGGTGAATATAATGTTTGCGGTACAAGGGGGTGGCTCCTCCCTGAAGATGACAGGTTTAAAAAAGATGATGAGAAGATTTATAAAAGAGAGCTTTTGAGGCTCGAAATGTCTCTTAATAAGGCAGTTAAGGCTTCAGATAAACCTATTATAGTTATGATACATTACCCGCCGGTAAATGAGAAAAACAGTATATCGGAATTCGTTCATATAATGAAGAGGTTCGATGTATTGGCATGTGTATACGGGCATCTTCATGGAGAAAGTCTTAAAAACACAATGGAAGGAAGTATCGAAGGCATTGATTTCTATAACGTGTCCTGCGATTATCTGGACTTTTCCCTAAAAGGCATAACTCCCGTAAAGAGAAATAGGATAATATAA